Below is a genomic region from Tripterygium wilfordii isolate XIE 37 chromosome 12, ASM1340144v1, whole genome shotgun sequence.
GGGTAAAATGGTAAGCCTTCAAGCTGGCTAACAAGACACATCTCATTCACAGCTACATCCTACATATATGGCAACTCATTTTGaacatttttaaatatttttctggAATGTCGCCACCGACCCATTTGAGGTATAGCGAATCTACtattaaaaaatgattaaacCATATTTTATGTCCTCAAATTTCCCCTGTGAACTTTCATGAAATGATTAATTTTCCCCTTGAACTTCCACTTTCATATACCGATAGCATTTACGCACATACTTCGTCTATTTTTACTGTTGTGATAGTTGTTTTCCGTTATTAACATGTGATTTTCAGATTTGCTGTCATGTCAGTTAAATAGAGGATTATAGTTTTGAAAGTTCAGGGGATAAATTGATCTTTCAGAGTCATTTCAATAGTTATCCCAAAATTTTAAACAACTACGTCTTAAATATTCATTTCGGGAACGTCGCCACCGAATGGAAGGCATAGTGAAAACTTATTAACAAATAAGGTGTGTTCTGGTCATGGAACAAGAACCCCATCTCAATCTTACAAGAAGCTAGGCACCCAATCAGCCATGCCTGTGTAAAGTGCACGATTGGGTTCGCACAGTATACGTACATTTTCTCTGGAACAGGACAACCCTGTTGCAACTCATGGATGAAGTTGAAATGGTCCTTGGGGTAATTGTGACTCTCTTCATATTTAATGCTTTGATGTAAAGTTTTGACGGTCATGTAAGAAATTATTTGCGAGAAACAGATATAGAGACGTTGGAGAGGTGTGGAGGAGCCTGCATGCCTTAAGATgtgaaatggatgaaattaagtTGAGTTCACTGGGATTAGGATTAGCATTGTCTGTAACTTTTCAAGGTTTAATGTGTTTCCTCGATCAAATGTTTAAATTTTGatggggagggggggggggctTTAATTTTTCATCTATAATTTTGCAGATGGCGAAAGGAGTTGGATGGAATATTGGATTCAGTTGTATGACTTCAAAAGGTTTCCCTTCTTCCCTTGAGCAAATCATTTGTCCAATTTATCAGAAAATGACTCTGGATTTCTCTCCGATTGAAGTTTCATTATTAGTCACAAGTGTGACACTCATTGATACTGGATGAGAACTGGCCATGCCTATATATGTGGGTTTAAGAAATGCCAGAACTTTGTATATATTGGGATATAAATTCACATATGGCAGATTGATTTATAAGGTGTGTTGTTGGTGGTTTGAATGCAGAGGCAGAGAGGTAGGAGACTCTTGAACAGAAGAAGTGATGGGAGGAGATCGGTTGTGGGTATGGTAAGGAAAATGAAATATACTTTCGATATATATAGCAGAATTAATTAATGGGTTGGTTCTAAAAGTATTCAAgttgtttttatttcttctctCTAAACCTGAAATTACAAAGTGCACAATCAGATGCTGAAATTACAAAGTGCACAATCAGATACTTGGAGCCATTAATCATCATACTCCTATATCATGTCACTAGTTTCAATTAACTTGGtgattgtttgtttttcttattaatCAAAACACTCCATAGATTACTTTATTGCATTGATACatgctaatatatatatataaaagcatGCATTTTCAAGTCGTAGGGCATGATGGACCCACGCCCGGCCCTCCATAAAAGAAGcctttattatcatcatcattattagcTTCTCCGCCGGAGTTATATTTAACACGGATGGTATAGCATGGGCTAGTGCTCTTCAATTCCCAGTTATTCGGCGTAACTGAAATAGCGCTCGATATTCCCACGAGTGCGACTCGTAGTTTGTCGaaataacttgctttattgtaTCCCTCTTCCGCAAATCTACCAGATCCCATTTCTACTACTGATGTATCTTCACCGTCATcgtcaccatcaccatcaccatcaccatcgtTCCTATTCATGATCCAGGTCTCGCCACCCCAATACACACCTGCGGCTCCGTCTCTCAGGTCACTAAACATTTCGTTTGGCCAGACACCCACCTCCCTCCCATCAACTTCCAACAACCAACCTCTCCTACTTCTACTCTGCAGAGATTTAAAAAacgaaattaattaaaattattctATCGGTTAAAAAGAATtcgataattattatttttctctaACATTTTGTTTACCTTGACAACTTTAATAGTAGTAGTATGTTGTATATCGTCGTAGGATGATACCTCATCATATGATTTTCCTATCCTATCTACATCCTCATTCTGTTTAAATCCTTCACAATCCAAATTGTAACATCCTGACTGGCCTTCCTCATCCCTCTATAATATTTTGAACAAGTTAATCTCATGTGTAATTTTAAaattggttatatatatatactgtaaTATATGATATCTAATGGAATACATATAAAGAAAGACAAATTTGAATATAAGTTCAAGTATGAGCTAGCTTACCACGGTCCAGCGAATGAAAAATCTTGTTTTGTTATCATGATAATACGAAGGAAAGACCTAAGTTGAAAACAAATTGtcagtttgattttcaaataattctaccgatataaagaaaataaattgaaatttgtGATCGATAGATAGATTGAGAGAAATACTAACATGCCATCCAGCTTCAATCACATTACGATTGTCATTTGATACAATCCAAATATGAGAGCTGCTATACGCTTTCTTTCTATTGATCACTAACGGTTGCCATAGGTTTATACGTGCCTGTACCCCAACTATCTTTTTCTCTGCTCGATAATGCGTTATTGCATGCTAGAAGTGTCGAGTCAAAAATAGGAATAAGAATATTATCTACATTATAAATCTTGATTTTAGTTAGCTgtgaattaagaaaataaaagtaCTCGATAACTACAGCTTGTACAAAGTTGATgataaacaaacacaaaaattaaattgcatAAAGAGTGTAAAACTATCATTTAATCAGTAGATCTTAATTTATTCgagctctaaattaaaatataatttggaGTACCTCAAATTTTCCATCTGAATGTGTCCTACGATATAAAGAGTAGTCTTGTTCGCTTTTGAATGTAGACCTTGAATTTTCTCCCCTAATATCATCATCAATTGTGCTTGGTCGTATGGGCACTCTCTGTTAATCATACaaacaaataattattaattactccatattattataattaattaccaTAAATATGCTATATCTTCTCTTTTATCTTTCATTTTCAATATCTTACTTTCTCTTAACTATCAGGATGGATCGAGCTGGTTGACAAtgaatttttatatttgaaaaattcaaGTTTAGCATTTTGCGATTTGTTCAATTGTTTTAAAAAGGGACTTGATTAAATGTTTGGAATTTATATATGTCAAAAGCCCATGATTCcgcatcataaaaaaaattttgcttTCTCTTATTACATCTCTTGTAGCACCCAACTCAAGTGAATGGAGACACAAGCCTCTACAGTGTCAAACTTAGTAGTGTTGGGGGAGCTATTTAGTGGCGATGGGGCTAAGTATCCTTTCCCACACCGCCCATGATaagatttaaaataaataatataatatgtcaaaATTCCAAATTAGTAACAAATGATTTTCCTAGGCTTAAACTAATATGGACTAGTACTAGGCTTATAGAAAGACAAAGTCGTACGTGCGGATCAGTGTGAGTTGGTGCAAAATGGATAGAGTGACTAGTTAATCGAAGGGGCGGACTTTTACATCTGttatatataattgttaaaaAAGCATAGGAAGACACTCAAAAAGTTGAAGAATTCATTTTCCTTGTTCCAATGGTGCCCACAGCTTTTATAAAATAACTGACGctcataaattttaaacttacaGACATCTACGTAAGAGCCTAGCTCTTCTTCTCTTAATACCTGAATTTTGTGAGCTTTCAAAAAAAGAGGATGATCAAGTTCCCCATCGATCTAAGCTCAAGTTTTCAATTAAAAttagcaaaaataaaaatacaagattacataaaaataaacaatataaCCAAGACATATGTTGTCCTTAATTACCTCTTTGGTCAACAAAACTGCAGGCTTATTGatctttccttcttcttctgtaACTACTTCTTGATCATTGTTCAGAGCTAAAACTTGAATATTAATGAAAACGAAGACTGCCATCAGAGAAAAAGCAAAGAGCCTCATAACCTTGTCTgtgtaattaattagttaagaGATTGTGGTGAAGATAACAGACATGTATGTATCATATTGTATATATAGTATTTCAAACCAGGAAAAATGATGATATACATGACGATCTATGAAACAAATGTGGCAgatgaaaccaagaaaaaaagagaagaatataTCAGTTTGCAACACAAATGTTTGCTTTCTTAATTCCTTTTGTGGATGAAATACTTTCATCCACAAAATACAagacaaaaaaacaaataaatatatcGATGTTCACAGTCTTTAAGCTGGCTAACAAGAAACACCTCATTCACAACTATATAGACGGCATCATCGACTCATTttgaacattttaaacaacTACATTTTAAAAACTTATTGGTTGGAATTGAACTTTGGGCATACATATGCCTAACTCAGTCGATTGCCAACTAAACCAATTCTCGTTGGTGTCGCGGCAATGATTCTAACTTTGGCATGGATGTGCGATTGAAATTATGAAGTGCACAATCagataaatttatatggtaCCAATTAActcattttaaatattttttttggaatcTCGCCACACCCACGTACCCATCCAAGGTATGAGAATCGGCCATTGTTAAAGATGGGatattctgtttttctttttggacaTTTGAAACGActacattttaaattttttccttAAATGTCGTCACCTACAAAATATTAAGTTTATGATTTTGCTTTTCAAATTGTAACGGACGTTTTGGTTCGTTAGAAAATCTCTCATTTGCCAGGTCACATATGATCGAGTTGTCGACACTGAATGCATAATATTTGTCATGATTTTATTGGCACGGGCACACCACATCAACATGCCCAGTGGTGTGTCCGGACCACACAATAATTTCTCCAATATTAATGGTTTTAAATGGTGCTTAGTATTTAGAAAGAGTtccttccattcaaaaaaaaagagggatgTGCAATTACCAACCGTGATGATGTTCCTAACGCATAGACTTTAGGGTTTCCTTCTATAAGGTGGAAGGGTTAATTTTTTGACGTGAAGATATTGAACGTTCTGATGATAAGGTGTTTCCTGGTCATAGAACAAGAATCCCATCTTACAATATAACACACCTAAGCCGTACGTCAAAAGGATACTTCCTTTGGTTGTGAGGGTGATGAAATGGATTTTGATTCAATGGGAATCACAAAAGCACAATCGATCGAGATTAATGTTCAATGGGAAGCAGTTGGGCCCAATAG
It encodes:
- the LOC120010580 gene encoding uncharacterized protein LOC120010580 — encoded protein: MAVFVFINIQVLALNNDQEVVTEEEGKINKPAVLLTKEIDGELDHPLFLKAHKIQRVPIRPSTIDDDIRGENSRSTFKSEQDYSLYRRTHSDGKFEHAITHYRAEKKIVGVQARINLWQPLVINRKKAYSSSHIWIVSNDNRNVIEAGWHRDEEGQSGCYNLDCEGFKQNEDVDRIGKSYDEVSSYDDIQHTTTIKVVKSRSRRGWLLEVDGREVGVWPNEMFSDLRDGAAGVYWGGETWIMNRNDGDGDGDGDDDGEDTSVVEMGSGRFAEEGYNKASYFDKLRVALVGISSAISVTPNNWELKSTSPCYTIRVKYNSGGEANNDDDNKGFFYGGPGVGPSCPTT